In one Pseudomonas sp. SG20056 genomic region, the following are encoded:
- a CDS encoding SDR family oxidoreductase, producing the protein MQLKDKVIVITGGCQGLGRAMAEYLAEKGAKLALVDLNQEKLDEAVAACKALGVEARAYLCNVANEEQVTQTVAQIAEDFGALNGLVNNAGILRDGLTIKVKDGEITKLSLAQWQSVIDVNLTGVFLCTREVAAKMIELKNEGAIINISSISRAGNIGQANYSAAKAGVAADTVVWAKELARYGIRVAGVAPGFIETEMVASMKPEALERMTSVIPLRRMGKPAEIAHSVAYILENDYYTGRILELDGGLRL; encoded by the coding sequence ATGCAACTCAAAGACAAAGTTATCGTCATCACCGGCGGCTGTCAGGGCCTAGGCCGCGCCATGGCCGAATACCTGGCAGAAAAAGGCGCCAAACTGGCGCTGGTCGACCTGAACCAGGAAAAACTCGACGAAGCCGTGGCGGCTTGCAAGGCGCTGGGTGTAGAAGCGCGCGCTTACCTGTGCAACGTTGCCAATGAAGAACAAGTGACCCAGACCGTGGCGCAGATTGCCGAAGACTTCGGCGCACTCAATGGCCTGGTGAACAACGCCGGTATCCTGCGCGACGGCCTGACTATCAAGGTCAAGGATGGCGAAATCACCAAGCTGAGCCTGGCGCAGTGGCAATCGGTAATCGACGTCAACCTCACCGGCGTGTTCCTCTGCACCCGTGAAGTGGCGGCGAAGATGATCGAGCTGAAGAACGAAGGCGCGATCATCAACATCTCCTCCATCTCCCGTGCCGGCAACATCGGTCAGGCCAACTACTCCGCCGCCAAGGCCGGTGTCGCTGCCGACACCGTGGTCTGGGCCAAGGAGCTGGCGCGTTACGGCATCCGTGTCGCGGGCGTAGCGCCGGGTTTTATCGAAACCGAAATGGTTGCCAGCATGAAACCGGAAGCGCTGGAGCGCATGACCTCAGTCATCCCACTGCGCCGCATGGGCAAACCCGCCGAGATCGCTCACTCGGTGGCCTATATCCTGGAAAACGACTACTACACCGGTCGCATCCTGGAGCTGGATGGCGGCCTGCGTCTCTGA